TCGTAGACACGCAGATCGCACCGCTTCTTCGCGAGTATTGGTTCGATTCGCCGGAAGATGTCCAAAGGCAAGTGGCTAGACTCGCGACCAAAGCCTGACCTTGAAGAACATTCCTATCCTCAACGTCTACTACCTTCTCGCCTACGCCTGGGGACGGGTTCAGGAGCGGGACACCAAGCGGCTGTCCACACTGGGTGAACTCGCCACGGTACAGGACCTGCTGGGCAAGGTACTCGCCGGCGGCGTTAACCACCTAGTCCGCCGCGGGATCGACCGCGGCTATGTGGAAAGACGGAAGGACCTTGCCGGCATTCGCGGAAAGCTGGCGGTCAGCGAAACCGCGAAGCGTGCTCTCCGGGCCCGAGGCCGGGCAGCGTGCGACTTCGAGGAGCTATCGGTCGACATCCTGCCGAACCGCATCCTGCGCACATCACTGAGCGGGCTAATGGAGCGACGAGTCACCTTGGATGACAATGTCCGTGCCGACGTGCGCTCCGCGTACAGGAGACTCGACGGCGTATCACGCACCCGCCTGAAGAGGAACACCTTTGGCCAAATCCAACTCGGGGGTAACCGGAGGCTCTACCAGTTTCTGCTCTCGGTATGCAGGCTCTTGTACGAGAACTCAGTGGTCGACGAAGAGACTGGTCGAACCACCTTCCTCGACTTCCGGCGGAACGAGGCAACCATGTGGGCGCTCTTTGAGGAATTCGTCACCGGATTCTACGAGCACGAGCAACATGTGTTTCGCGTCAATCCAGGGGGCCGCAACGTCACGTGGGCTGACAAGGGCTGGGCGACAGAAGAGGACCAAGCGAGGATCCCCATAATGACCGCAGATGTGATTCTCGAATCGCCCGACCGCCGCATCATCCTGGACACAAAATACTACAGGGACACATTGGCCCGCAGACAAGGTTCCGGCAGCGGGAAGCTTCACTCCGGCAACCTCTACCAACTCCTCGCGTATCTTCGGAACCGCCAGGCAACCAGACCAGACGGTGGGACGCACGACGGCATCCTGCTATACCCACAGGTGGGCGACGAGCCGCTAAGAGCCGATATCCGTCTTGAGGGCTTCCGCGTTCAGGCCCGGACAGTCGACCTCAACCAGGATTGGCGGGCGATTCATGCGGAATTGTTGGAGACGATCGGGATAGGCCGTTCCAGCTTCACGGAGAGAGTCTATCCTGTGGATTATGAAGGCTAGGGCCCAGTTGCTGATGCTGCCACAACGGCGTACTGGCGGACGTTTTTCAGGATTTCGCTTCGGAAACTCCAAGAGGATTTGGTGATCGGCGGGTCGGAGGCTTTCATGGCCGGCGTCGATTGTTTTTCGGTCTATCCATTCCCACTCAAGAAAGGGCTCGCGACGCCGTGCCCGAGCACGAGCAACTCCTTCCGAGCTCGCGTCGCCGCAACGTAAACCAGAGCCCGCTCTTCGGTCTCCGCCCACTCGCGGGCGCTGTCATCGGCGTGTCCCTTGATGGCTTTAGGCAGTGGAACGAGACCTTTGTTCACACTGGCCATGATGACGCGGTCGAATTCCAGTCCCTTAACCCGGTGCATCGTCGCTAGGCGAACTGCATCGTCGCCAGCATCATCGGGAAGATCCCGTTCGAGGACGACACCGGGCAGACCTGCTTCCTCGATCGCTTGCCTTATGGAATCTCGCTCCCCCCCGGTCCGCGCCACGATGCACGTGCTCCGCAGGCTCTCGCCACCTCCAGCCAAGTCCCCCAGCCACCGGACGATGAATTCCGTTTGCTGCTCATCCGAGTCGAAAACGAAGACCTTAGGAGAGGGCCCATGGGTAAGTGACTTGAAGCCATTCTGGTCGTCCAGACCACCATTTAGATCGTCTATGTCCCGCCCGTCGAGGAGACGTACCGCCCAGGAACGAGTTTCTTCCGTGGTGCGGTAGTTGATCCTGAGCTTGTGTGAGCGTCCCACGATACGAATACCGCACTGCCCCAGGACGACGCGGCTTCGGCCATAGATCCGCTGGTGCCCGTCGCCGACGATGAAGAGGTCGTTGGATCCTTCGGGCACGAGGGCACGCATCAGCCGGTAAGCCTGTGCACCCATGTCCTGTGCCTCGTCAACGATGGCAGCAGTGTAGGCTAGACTACCCCGGTCGTCCGCCAGCAATGAGGTGGCTGAGCGGTAGGCATCGTCCATCTCCTTACCGCCTTGGATAGACAGGTTCAGGCGGTATTCTTCAAAGACCGGCCACACCCGGGCCCTCTGCGCGCGCCGGAGCGGCGTTCCACGACCGACACGAGGAACGCGAAGGTACTCGGCTTCGGTGGTGATCCCTTGGGCCAGGACAACGTGGTTAAGTTCGTCTGAGTAGAAGGCATCCGGTAGGTTGAGACCGAGGTCCTTGAGCGCAAGTGCCTGTTGCCATATCTCCTTCCACGGCGCCTGTCCGCGAGAGTAGACGATGCGGAAGTCGTACCTTCGCCGTCGCAGGAAGCCGTATACCCAGCGATCGAGGTTGGTTACATCTATGCGCCTCATCTCCTGTGGCGAACAGATGGAGCGCAGATTGTTCTCAATGTCTGCTGCGAGGTTCCTTGTGAAGGTTACAAAGAGAATGCGTTCGCCTTCGGGCAAGTTGCGGGCGAGCCAGCGGGCGCGGTGCATGGCCACCACGGTCTTCCCTGTTCCGGCGCCACCGAGAACGCGCACTGGACCGTTCCAATTTCTTTCGACCAGTCGACGCTGAGACGGGTGGAGGAAAACGCGCCACCTTTCCAGAGGGGCGCTGAGAACCTCCTCTAGTTCCATCTCGTTGTCCACAACAACGAACCGTCCCCTCGACTCCATTCGCTCCAGGGCCTTGGCGATGTCGTCGGTGTCCACTTTGTCGTCGGGAGCTTCGCGGTTGCCGATCAACTGCTCGTAGCTGTCTCCGGCTAAATAGAGGAAGAGAGATTCGTAGGCTTCCACGGGAAGGCGCTCCTGGATGGCGTCGAGCGATGCTTCTCCATCGAGCTCTCGGATCTCGGGGAGCATTGCTTCGGGAACACCGAGGCGACGTAGTTGGCGGTCCCGCAAGGCGGCAAACGGCCCGGGCTGTGATGGGATGTGCGCCGGCCTGGCTGCCTTGTGGACGGCTTCGGAGGACTGTTGCGGCTCGTAGATTTGTAGGGCACCGGTATCTGGGTTGACACGGCAGTGATGCCGACGAGCCCAGTCATAGGCCTCGTCGTGTTTGTCTGCCCATAGCATCAGATGGACGTTGCCGCTTTTCGGTTTGAGCACGATGGCTCGATAGGACCGATCGATTCGAAGGGAACGCAAGTTGTCCGCTGCCTGCACGCGCTCGTAGTTCAGGCCGGGCGAGGTCGGATCAGCCGTGAACCGGGTGATGAGGGTGCGGACCTTGCGCTGTTGGGGCTTGGGAAGGAACGTGTACGCCTCCAGGAAGTCGCTGGACATGGCCAAACGCACTCGTGGTGTCATGTTGGGTCTCCAGTAAGGAGGGCAGCAATTGATCCCGCGAGGTCGTCCGAGGGCGCGATAATAACGCTCCAACCATGCGATTCGAACGCAACGCGGTCTGCGTTCTCGTCCGTCATCAAGACGGCCACCCGACGAGCTTCCCATCCCAGTTCGGCTTCTGCGAGGACTCCCCTCGGCCCGGTCAATTCAAAACCCACTTCAGGTGGGGGAAAGTCCCGTTCTCGGAGCCAAAGCAGATCGGGTTTGAGGTCATCGACGACATACCGAAGCGCCTCGGCCCAGGCATTCTCGGTCTCCGGACCATCGTGCTCGTCCAGAACACCCGCCATCCAACCGCGCGACTTCAAGGGGAGCTCGTGGTAGAGGTTCGCTTCCCTTCCCCGTCGCGTCGTCCACCAGGCCAGCGGCAAGAACTGCAGCAGATTGCAAAGTCGCAACGCGCCGTTCCACGCATTTTGGAAGTCCTCTCGGGTTCGAATTGAGTCATCGTCAAAAAGGTGGATCGTCGCCCACATCGCATCCGAATCGAATCGTTGCAAGGCCGATGGCGGCATGGCCAGCAATAGATTGATCAGCCCGTTTGCGAAGGGGACAGCGGGCCCTTCACCACCCGCAGAGCGCCATGCTCCGCGGCCTGCGAAGACGTGCGCGTCGTGGGTAGGGGCTGCTGATGAACCCTGGTCCAGGAAGTCTACCGCGCCTTCGGGCAGCGCTGCCTTCGCCGCTTCCGCAAACCGTTTCGCGAAATCGGCCGAAGTCATGGTCGCCTGGTCGAATTCACCCACCAATTGCGTGAACACTGCCCGTCTCCATAGGGCGGGATCCGGGTCAGCGAGATACCGTCCAAGCAGTTTGAGGGTGGGTTCGGCCAGCGCCGAACGGAGTTCCGAGGTCTGCCATTGAGCGTCCAGCCCCCTTTGCACCTGGTCCATCGGCGGCTGTGGA
The genomic region above belongs to Acidobacteriota bacterium and contains:
- a CDS encoding AAA family ATPase, giving the protein MTPRVRLAMSSDFLEAYTFLPKPQQRKVRTLITRFTADPTSPGLNYERVQAADNLRSLRIDRSYRAIVLKPKSGNVHLMLWADKHDEAYDWARRHHCRVNPDTGALQIYEPQQSSEAVHKAARPAHIPSQPGPFAALRDRQLRRLGVPEAMLPEIRELDGEASLDAIQERLPVEAYESLFLYLAGDSYEQLIGNREAPDDKVDTDDIAKALERMESRGRFVVVDNEMELEEVLSAPLERWRVFLHPSQRRLVERNWNGPVRVLGGAGTGKTVVAMHRARWLARNLPEGERILFVTFTRNLAADIENNLRSICSPQEMRRIDVTNLDRWVYGFLRRRRYDFRIVYSRGQAPWKEIWQQALALKDLGLNLPDAFYSDELNHVVLAQGITTEAEYLRVPRVGRGTPLRRAQRARVWPVFEEYRLNLSIQGGKEMDDAYRSATSLLADDRGSLAYTAAIVDEAQDMGAQAYRLMRALVPEGSNDLFIVGDGHQRIYGRSRVVLGQCGIRIVGRSHKLRINYRTTEETRSWAVRLLDGRDIDDLNGGLDDQNGFKSLTHGPSPKVFVFDSDEQQTEFIVRWLGDLAGGGESLRSTCIVARTGGERDSIRQAIEEAGLPGVVLERDLPDDAGDDAVRLATMHRVKGLEFDRVIMASVNKGLVPLPKAIKGHADDSAREWAETEERALVYVAATRARKELLVLGHGVASPFLSGNG